In one window of Ruminococcus hominis DNA:
- a CDS encoding cache domain-containing sensor histidine kinase: protein MIRKLKQKYKDLKYRYKTTLIIVLAGMLPVVLIVIYMQMGVLRSLREQETGSMQNSLKQAVDTMEGQIQIYENLIDYLSYSQNLRNVLSQTGESDYEKYVQYRNIVDPLLEMPQIYHKEIQGITIYSGNIDVEHGSSLVPMEAIQGEEWAEQLTDSSILEWFVQRGVNKKIVVARKFYDEDDITAVLAMKLDYSVMLEPFTSLLKNNTGGIILDEDGNVIYSGYSMDEVFRPKSPESLEYLQKNYVCMGQEMENTGWYFYLYRPEKIITKSAYILGLRNIPIILLCIVLLVVLGYAFSKRLVSCLERLTENMNQVHRGFRKVTVDSDSKDEVGTLIRSFKRMMEELNKLISEVYEAKIELQHTEMRALQAQINPHFLYNSLSIINWKAIEAEEDEISKVTLDLSTYYRTSLNRGETMTTVENEIRNIRAYLNIQLIMHDNSFRVEEEIDESCYQIMTPKLILQPLVENAIDHGLDPLEKEEKVLTIRVKKKENQVVFQVQDNGNGMPQEKAEQILGIQSPGYGVHNVYERIKLLYKENGAMRIVSEEGRGTMVEIRISEKQEMEYEGRI from the coding sequence GACTACACTTATAATTGTGCTGGCAGGGATGCTTCCGGTAGTACTCATTGTCATATATATGCAGATGGGTGTGTTGAGATCTCTTAGAGAGCAGGAAACAGGCAGTATGCAGAACTCATTGAAACAGGCTGTAGATACGATGGAAGGACAGATTCAGATATATGAGAATCTAATTGATTATTTGTCATATTCTCAGAATCTGAGAAATGTTTTAAGTCAGACCGGAGAGAGTGATTACGAAAAATACGTTCAGTATAGAAATATAGTAGATCCACTTTTGGAAATGCCGCAGATATATCATAAAGAGATTCAGGGGATAACAATTTATTCGGGAAATATTGATGTGGAGCATGGTTCATCTCTTGTTCCAATGGAAGCAATACAAGGAGAAGAATGGGCAGAGCAATTAACTGACAGTTCAATACTGGAATGGTTTGTACAACGTGGTGTTAATAAGAAAATCGTTGTTGCAAGAAAGTTTTATGACGAAGATGATATCACGGCAGTGCTTGCAATGAAGCTGGATTATTCTGTAATGCTGGAACCATTTACTTCATTACTGAAGAATAATACAGGAGGGATTATTCTTGATGAAGACGGAAATGTGATATATTCCGGTTATTCTATGGATGAAGTATTTAGACCAAAGTCGCCGGAGTCGTTAGAGTATTTACAAAAGAACTATGTGTGCATGGGGCAGGAGATGGAAAATACGGGATGGTATTTTTATTTGTATCGTCCTGAAAAAATTATTACAAAGTCAGCATATATACTTGGTTTGCGTAATATTCCGATTATATTATTGTGTATCGTTTTATTGGTTGTTTTAGGGTATGCATTTTCAAAACGACTGGTTTCTTGTCTGGAACGATTGACAGAGAATATGAATCAGGTCCACCGTGGATTTCGTAAAGTAACAGTGGATAGTGATTCTAAAGATGAGGTCGGAACGCTGATCCGTTCTTTTAAACGAATGATGGAAGAATTAAATAAATTAATATCGGAAGTGTATGAAGCTAAAATCGAGCTTCAGCATACGGAGATGAGGGCGTTGCAGGCACAGATCAATCCCCATTTTTTGTATAATTCACTGTCTATTATTAACTGGAAAGCAATAGAGGCAGAAGAGGATGAAATCAGTAAAGTGACCTTGGATTTGTCTACATATTATCGAACCAGTTTGAATCGTGGTGAGACAATGACAACGGTTGAAAATGAAATCCGAAATATCAGGGCATATTTGAATATTCAATTAATTATGCATGATAATAGTTTTCGGGTTGAAGAGGAGATCGATGAAAGCTGTTATCAGATCATGACACCCAAATTGATTTTACAGCCGCTTGTAGAAAATGCGATAGATCATGGACTTGATCCTCTGGAAAAAGAAGAAAAAGTTCTTACGATCCGTGTGAAAAAAAAGGAAAATCAGGTTGTATTTCAAGTTCAGGATAATGGAAATGGGATGCCACAGGAAAAAGCAGAACAAATACTGGGAATTCAGTCTCCTGGCTATGGCGTTCATAATGTCTATGAAAGAATTAAGCTGCTATATAAAGAAAATGGAGCAATGCGAATTGTGAGTGAAGAAGGAAGAGGAACTATGGTAGAAATTCGGATTTCGGAAAAGCAGGAAATGGAATACGAAGGAAGAATTTAG